A genomic segment from Desulfonatronum lacustre DSM 10312 encodes:
- a CDS encoding anthranilate synthase component I family protein yields MSIDLSQTGQWLAADVQTPISLFLGLVGKRQGILLESAEVDGRLGRYSLIAWDFRLRLSCRDGRMDVQAQDVRLKSLEKLDGEEFIPALREILTTVRITPQDEFAGLPALARGLYGYFGYGMAGLFEPKLTEQLPPSQADACLVLPGRVALFDHLHHRCCVLSLDPDRSAVDELQQSAPDEPPVMGQVRHIPEAGEFMERVRRTKELIRTGEVIQTVMSTRFEAPFSGEPFVLYRRLRQINPSPYMFFMRLPRLTLLGSSPELLVRCQGGLLQSRPIAGTRLRGETETQDRELAEELLADPKERAEHVMLVDLGRNDLGRIAAPGTVTVEKYMQVERFSHVMHMTSYVQAQLAQGKDALDVLQATFPAGTVSGAPKIRAMEIIAEEERLPRGPYAGAVGWLGLNPADGPDRDAVNLDTGITIRSLWVRDGQVHFQAGAGIVHDSDPHKEWQECHNKARVLFEAFSRQGGSDVFTYR; encoded by the coding sequence ATGTCAATCGACTTGTCCCAGACCGGCCAGTGGCTGGCAGCGGACGTGCAGACGCCCATCAGCCTGTTTCTCGGGCTGGTGGGCAAGCGGCAGGGGATTTTGCTGGAGAGCGCGGAGGTGGACGGGCGGCTGGGCCGCTACAGTCTGATCGCCTGGGACTTCCGGCTGCGGCTGAGCTGCCGGGACGGACGCATGGACGTCCAGGCTCAGGATGTCCGGCTGAAAAGCCTGGAAAAGCTCGACGGGGAAGAGTTTATCCCGGCACTGCGTGAAATCCTGACCACCGTGCGGATCACGCCCCAGGATGAATTCGCCGGATTGCCGGCCCTGGCCCGGGGGCTCTATGGCTATTTCGGCTACGGCATGGCCGGGCTGTTCGAGCCCAAGCTGACCGAGCAGCTTCCTCCGAGCCAGGCCGATGCCTGTCTGGTGCTGCCCGGGCGGGTGGCCTTGTTCGACCATCTTCATCATCGCTGCTGCGTGCTCAGCCTGGATCCGGACCGATCCGCAGTGGACGAGCTGCAGCAAAGCGCTCCGGACGAACCGCCGGTGATGGGGCAGGTACGACATATTCCCGAAGCCGGGGAGTTCATGGAGCGGGTCCGGCGGACCAAGGAGCTGATCCGTACCGGGGAGGTGATTCAGACCGTGATGTCCACCCGGTTCGAGGCCCCTTTTTCCGGCGAGCCCTTTGTCCTCTACCGTCGCTTGCGCCAGATCAACCCCTCGCCGTACATGTTCTTCATGCGCCTGCCTCGGCTGACCCTGCTGGGTTCCTCTCCGGAATTGCTGGTTCGCTGCCAGGGCGGTCTGCTCCAGTCCCGGCCCATCGCCGGAACCCGGCTCCGCGGCGAGACCGAAACCCAGGACCGGGAGCTGGCCGAGGAGTTGCTGGCCGATCCCAAGGAACGGGCCGAACATGTGATGCTCGTGGACCTGGGCCGCAACGACCTGGGCCGGATCGCCGCGCCGGGCACCGTAACGGTGGAGAAGTACATGCAGGTGGAGCGTTTCTCCCACGTGATGCACATGACCTCCTACGTTCAGGCCCAACTGGCCCAGGGCAAGGACGCCCTGGACGTGCTCCAGGCCACGTTTCCGGCGGGAACGGTCAGCGGCGCGCCCAAGATCCGGGCCATGGAGATCATCGCCGAAGAGGAGCGGTTGCCGCGCGGGCCCTATGCCGGGGCCGTGGGTTGGCTGGGCTTGAACCCGGCGGATGGGCCGGACCGGGACGCGGTCAATCTGGACACGGGGATCACCATCCGCAGCCTCTGGGTGCGCGACGGCCAGGTCCATTTTCAGGCCGGGGCCGGGATCGTCCACGACTCTGATCCACACAAGGAATGGCAGGAATGCCACAACAAGGCCCGGGTGCTCTTTGAAGCCTTCAGCCGCCAGGGAGGAAGCGATGTTTTTACTTATCGATAA
- a CDS encoding prephenate dehydrogenase, giving the protein MNQADTINQAGTISRCCVIGSRGRMGGLFVSRLEAAGVAVTGLDKPPDQPLEPARLAEMVPGHDLLLLAVPAPAMDEVLKKCCPHCSPETIVMDVCSVKVQPLALMLRHHSGPVVGTHPLFGQEPGDDPRVAVTPGRDDSAAQTVSILMERLGFIPFLTTAETHDRAMAAVQGLNFVTTCAYLAALAGDEEIRDFLTPSFRRRLEAARKMLTEDAALFADLFEANPYSQDAVRLFRSHLNLAAGGDVDVLAQRAGWWWRSSEQGEKTGP; this is encoded by the coding sequence ATGAACCAGGCGGATACAATAAACCAGGCCGGGACGATTTCCCGGTGTTGCGTGATCGGCTCCCGCGGGCGGATGGGTGGGTTGTTCGTCTCCCGTCTGGAGGCCGCAGGGGTCGCGGTGACCGGGCTGGATAAGCCCCCGGACCAGCCTTTGGAGCCGGCCCGATTGGCCGAGATGGTGCCCGGCCACGACCTGCTGCTCCTGGCCGTTCCGGCCCCGGCCATGGACGAAGTTTTGAAAAAATGTTGCCCGCACTGTTCCCCGGAGACCATCGTGATGGACGTCTGTTCCGTGAAGGTCCAGCCTTTGGCTCTGATGCTCCGCCATCATTCCGGCCCGGTGGTGGGCACGCATCCCTTGTTCGGCCAAGAGCCCGGCGACGATCCCCGGGTGGCCGTGACTCCCGGCCGGGACGATTCCGCGGCCCAAACCGTGTCCATCCTCATGGAGCGACTGGGCTTCATCCCTTTCCTGACCACCGCGGAAACCCACGACCGGGCCATGGCCGCGGTCCAGGGGCTGAACTTCGTGACCACCTGTGCCTATCTGGCCGCTCTGGCCGGGGACGAGGAAATCCGGGATTTCCTGACCCCATCCTTCCGCCGTCGCCTGGAAGCGGCCCGCAAGATGCTCACCGAGGACGCGGCCTTGTTCGCGGATTTGTTCGAGGCCAACCCCTACAGCCAGGACGCGGTCCGGCTGTTCCGCTCCCATCTCAACCTCGCCGCGGGCGGGGATGTGGACGTCCTGGCCCAACGGGCCGGCTGGTGGTGGCGAAGTTCAGAGCAAGGGGAGAAAACCGGCCCGTGA
- the aroA gene encoding 3-phosphoshikimate 1-carboxyvinyltransferase has translation MPTPVILQAPASKSLSHRALIAAALAPGRSHLSNVLESEDLERTRDILARASALIERDAPGSYAVSGMPHGPLGRERRDGLGPLVMDVGESGTTCRLLTAVLAAGHGSFRIQGRGKMHARPIASLVTALASQGTEAEYLEQPGCPPLELHAAGLPGGEVTIDLDESSQYLSGLLLAAPLARAPMTILVGGSKVVSWPYVGLTLDIMERFGIRFQVQTLHHERWMDVDWREPGEIAPGRLRIRVQPGAYRARDMAVEGDWSNASYFLAAGALSAVPVGLRGLNPESLQGDRAIVDILARMGAVVSWDQDQVTVVGGELHGVDLDMGACPDLVPTVGAVAAQAKGTTTIRNVAHLRIKESDRLDAVVTELARIGARTTALEDGLRIEPAPLPVGKRFAFKAYADHRLAMSLSLLELGGIGVDLDQPGCVAKSFPEFWKRWDELKAGLVGAGRETT, from the coding sequence ATGCCGACCCCCGTCATCCTCCAGGCTCCGGCCTCCAAGTCCCTCTCCCACCGCGCCCTGATCGCCGCGGCACTGGCCCCTGGCCGGTCCCATTTGAGCAATGTTCTGGAAAGCGAGGATCTGGAGCGGACCCGGGATATTCTGGCCCGGGCTTCGGCCCTGATCGAGCGTGACGCTCCCGGCAGCTATGCTGTCTCGGGCATGCCGCACGGCCCCCTGGGCCGGGAACGCCGGGACGGCCTGGGGCCGCTGGTCATGGACGTGGGCGAGTCCGGGACCACTTGTCGGTTGCTGACCGCGGTGCTGGCCGCCGGGCATGGGTCCTTTCGGATTCAGGGGCGAGGCAAGATGCACGCCCGGCCCATCGCCAGCCTGGTCACGGCCCTGGCTTCCCAGGGAACCGAGGCGGAGTACCTGGAGCAGCCCGGCTGCCCGCCTCTGGAGCTGCATGCCGCCGGGCTGCCCGGAGGCGAGGTGACTATCGACCTGGACGAATCCAGCCAGTACCTCTCCGGCCTGCTCCTGGCCGCGCCTTTGGCCCGTGCGCCCATGACCATTCTGGTGGGCGGGAGCAAGGTGGTTTCCTGGCCGTATGTCGGTCTGACCCTGGACATCATGGAACGATTCGGCATTCGCTTCCAGGTGCAGACCCTGCACCATGAACGCTGGATGGACGTGGACTGGCGCGAGCCCGGCGAGATTGCTCCGGGCCGGTTGCGCATCCGGGTTCAGCCCGGTGCGTATCGGGCCAGGGACATGGCCGTGGAGGGAGATTGGAGCAATGCGTCCTATTTTCTGGCTGCCGGGGCCCTGAGCGCCGTTCCGGTGGGGCTGCGCGGCCTGAATCCCGAGTCTCTTCAGGGCGACCGGGCCATCGTGGACATCCTGGCCCGGATGGGGGCCGTGGTGTCCTGGGATCAAGATCAGGTGACCGTGGTCGGCGGCGAGCTGCACGGCGTGGATCTGGACATGGGCGCCTGCCCGGACCTGGTGCCCACGGTGGGCGCGGTGGCGGCCCAGGCCAAGGGGACGACCACCATCCGCAACGTGGCCCATTTGCGGATCAAGGAAAGCGACCGCCTGGACGCCGTGGTCACGGAGCTGGCCCGGATCGGGGCCAGAACCACGGCCCTGGAGGACGGGTTGCGCATCGAACCGGCTCCGTTGCCTGTGGGAAAACGCTTTGCCTTCAAGGCCTATGCGGATCATCGCCTGGCCATGAGCTTGTCGCTGCTGGAACTGGGCGGCATCGGCGTGGACCTGGACCAGCCCGGCTGCGTGGCCAAATCCTTTCCGGAGTTCTGGAAGCGTTGGGATGAGCTGAAAGCCGGTCTTGTCGGTGCGGGACGAGAAACGACATGA
- the pheA gene encoding prephenate dehydratase codes for MSPNHSDPSELSSELPPEAQTRMAELRHGIDAIDQELLATLNRRAALSLEVGRIKRDSRDIIFKPFREKELLASLTAANPGPLPEDHLRNIYREILSSSRRLQRPQTIVYLGPEGTFSYFAGVEYLGHSAEFQPKPTLHEVFQAVVAREAELGVIPLENSLQGTVGQSLDLFLQFEVHVQAEIYCKISHALLSTARQLADVTTVYSHPQALEQCSTWLRSHLPMARIVPAESTAAAGRRVLEEPTSAAIGHVRMGRMLGLTALARRIEDQPDNWTRFLVIGSLPAGAGNQDKTSILFTLPDKPGALAAVLNLLAREGINMKKLESRPFRGEKWKYVFFVDLECDVSRQEYQQVLTDLRNNCHTLRILGSYPSGPYLDVSEG; via the coding sequence ATGAGCCCGAACCATTCCGACCCGTCCGAATTGTCATCCGAACTGCCACCCGAGGCCCAGACCCGCATGGCCGAGCTGCGTCACGGCATCGACGCCATTGACCAGGAACTGTTGGCCACCCTCAACCGCCGGGCCGCCCTGAGCCTGGAAGTGGGGCGGATCAAGCGCGATTCCCGGGACATCATTTTCAAGCCGTTCCGGGAAAAGGAACTGCTGGCCAGCCTGACCGCGGCCAACCCCGGTCCGCTTCCGGAAGATCATCTGCGCAACATCTACCGGGAAATCCTCTCCTCTTCCCGGCGACTCCAACGCCCCCAGACCATCGTCTATCTTGGTCCGGAGGGAACCTTTTCCTATTTCGCCGGGGTGGAATACCTGGGGCACAGCGCGGAATTCCAGCCCAAGCCCACCCTGCACGAGGTTTTCCAGGCCGTGGTGGCCCGGGAAGCCGAACTGGGCGTGATCCCCCTGGAAAACTCCCTGCAAGGCACCGTGGGCCAGAGCCTGGACCTGTTCCTGCAATTCGAGGTCCACGTCCAGGCGGAAATCTACTGCAAGATCAGCCATGCCCTGCTCTCCACGGCCCGCCAACTGGCCGACGTGACCACGGTCTACTCCCATCCCCAGGCCCTGGAGCAGTGCTCGACCTGGCTGCGCTCCCACCTGCCCATGGCCCGGATCGTGCCCGCGGAAAGCACGGCGGCCGCCGGTCGTCGGGTGCTGGAGGAGCCGACCAGCGCGGCCATCGGCCATGTCCGTATGGGCCGGATGCTCGGTCTGACCGCCCTGGCCCGGCGCATCGAGGACCAGCCGGACAACTGGACCCGCTTCCTGGTCATCGGCTCCCTTCCCGCCGGGGCTGGAAACCAGGACAAAACGTCCATTCTGTTCACCCTGCCGGACAAGCCCGGCGCCCTGGCCGCGGTCCTGAACCTGCTGGCCCGGGAGGGCATCAACATGAAAAAGCTCGAATCCCGGCCTTTTCGTGGTGAAAAATGGAAGTACGTGTTTTTCGTGGATCTGGAATGCGACGTCAGTCGCCAGGAATACCAACAAGTCCTGACCGACCTGCGCAATAACTGCCACACCCTGCGCATCCTCGGCAGCTACCCGTCCGGGCCGTATCTGGACGTCAGTGAAGGGTGA
- a CDS encoding 3-dehydroquinate synthase II family protein, translating into MIQVWFKAVPFDKTTVTLALESGVDALIAPADKVDAIKALGRVVVFAEDEVDAICLESKADEEAATRCMRSQGKVLLRLGWEIIPVENILAQGEGLGVEVASLEQARLAAGILERGVDFVVVVPEAIHDLKAIVTALKLSEGRLELSTARIDAITPVGLGHRVCVDTCSLLRTGQGMLVGNSSAFTFLVHAETEENPYVAARPFRINAGAVHAYTLLPRNRTAYLGEVASGREVLIVDAEGRTSLAVVGRSKVEIRPLILISATCGDKAGTIFLQNAETIRLVRPDGTPVSVVALAPGDEILCRLDAAGRHFGMAISEEISEA; encoded by the coding sequence ATGATCCAAGTTTGGTTCAAGGCCGTACCCTTTGACAAGACCACCGTGACCCTGGCCCTGGAATCCGGGGTGGACGCCCTGATCGCCCCGGCGGACAAGGTTGATGCAATCAAGGCCCTGGGGCGGGTCGTGGTGTTCGCCGAGGACGAGGTGGACGCTATTTGTCTGGAAAGCAAGGCCGACGAGGAAGCCGCGACGCGCTGCATGCGCTCCCAGGGCAAAGTATTGTTACGCCTGGGCTGGGAGATCATTCCCGTGGAAAACATCCTGGCTCAGGGGGAAGGCCTGGGTGTGGAAGTGGCCTCCCTGGAGCAGGCCCGATTGGCCGCGGGCATTCTGGAGCGGGGCGTGGATTTCGTGGTGGTCGTGCCCGAGGCCATACATGACCTGAAGGCCATCGTGACCGCCCTGAAGCTCTCCGAGGGCCGGCTGGAACTGAGCACGGCCCGGATCGACGCCATCACCCCCGTGGGGCTGGGGCATCGGGTCTGCGTGGACACCTGTTCCCTGCTGCGCACCGGCCAGGGCATGCTCGTGGGCAATTCCAGCGCCTTTACCTTTCTGGTGCATGCCGAGACCGAGGAAAATCCGTATGTCGCGGCCCGGCCCTTCCGGATCAACGCCGGTGCCGTGCATGCCTACACCCTGCTGCCGCGGAACCGGACCGCCTATCTGGGTGAAGTCGCCTCCGGACGGGAAGTGCTGATCGTCGACGCCGAGGGCCGGACATCATTGGCCGTGGTCGGCCGCTCCAAGGTGGAAATCCGGCCCTTGATCCTGATTTCCGCGACCTGCGGGGACAAAGCCGGCACGATCTTTCTGCAGAACGCGGAGACCATCCGCCTGGTCCGGCCCGACGGAACGCCGGTGAGCGTGGTGGCCCTGGCTCCGGGCGATGAAATTCTCTGCCGGCTGGACGCGGCCGGACGCCATTTCGGCATGGCCATCAGCGAGGAGATCAGCGAAGCATGA
- a CDS encoding 2-amino-3,7-dideoxy-D-threo-hept-6-ulosonate synthase yields the protein MHLGKAVRLERIFNRNTGRTIVVPMDHGVSVGPIDGLVDMRDAINGVAEGGANAIILHKGLVRCSHRGKGADIGLIVHLSASTSLSPFPNAKTLVGTVEDAIKLGADAVSLHVNIGDETERDMLEQMGRVTSTAMDWGMPVLAMIYARGPKVGNEYDPGVVAQCARVGVELGADVVKVPYTGSVESFRRVVDGCCVPVVIAGGPKLDSSEDLVRMVYDSLQAGGAGLSIGRNIFQAAQPARLVQALHGIVHDDWEVAQAMELLQ from the coding sequence ATGCACTTGGGAAAAGCCGTCCGTCTGGAACGGATCTTCAACCGCAACACGGGCCGGACCATCGTCGTGCCCATGGACCACGGGGTCAGCGTCGGGCCCATCGACGGGCTGGTGGACATGCGCGACGCCATCAACGGGGTGGCCGAGGGCGGAGCCAACGCCATCATCCTGCACAAGGGGCTGGTGCGCTGCTCCCACCGAGGCAAGGGGGCGGACATCGGATTGATCGTCCATCTCTCGGCCAGCACGTCCCTGTCGCCGTTTCCCAACGCCAAGACCCTGGTGGGCACGGTGGAGGACGCCATCAAGCTGGGCGCGGACGCGGTCAGCCTGCACGTCAATATTGGCGACGAGACCGAGCGCGACATGCTGGAACAGATGGGCCGGGTGACCTCCACGGCCATGGACTGGGGCATGCCGGTGCTGGCCATGATCTATGCCCGGGGACCGAAAGTCGGCAACGAATACGATCCGGGCGTGGTGGCCCAGTGCGCCAGAGTGGGCGTGGAACTGGGCGCGGACGTGGTCAAGGTGCCGTATACCGGCAGCGTGGAGTCCTTTCGTAGGGTTGTGGACGGCTGCTGCGTGCCGGTGGTCATTGCCGGCGGACCGAAGCTGGACAGCAGCGAGGACCTGGTGCGCATGGTCTACGACAGTTTGCAAGCCGGCGGCGCGGGGTTGTCCATCGGTCGGAACATCTTTCAGGCCGCCCAGCCGGCCCGGTTGGTCCAGGCCCTGCACGGCATCGTCCACGACGACTGGGAAGTGGCCCAGGCCATGGAACTGTTACAGTAG
- a CDS encoding LysM peptidoglycan-binding domain-containing protein, with amino-acid sequence MDKKSWLQKLESMEQERQEVEVPEEEERGSLRDALEGRGKYVILGGIGLFVLVLLVIIASSGGGSKSDRDFHDILARLEVIETKLVGLENQESGRQQALVRMQGDFSILTMRVDKLSREMKEQAAETAPSQEQRQEQRQAAAQPARQPAPQPAQQPTQQPTQPRQQQQTAATPAPAPQAAPAEQPRPAASRPVTHEVQPGETLFRISQTYGVSVDDLRRLNNISGDRINPGQVLKVRP; translated from the coding sequence ATGGATAAGAAAAGCTGGTTGCAGAAATTGGAATCCATGGAGCAAGAGCGCCAGGAGGTCGAGGTCCCTGAGGAGGAAGAGCGGGGGTCGCTACGCGACGCTCTCGAAGGGAGAGGAAAGTATGTGATCCTGGGAGGCATCGGTCTGTTCGTGCTGGTCCTGCTGGTGATTATCGCCTCTTCAGGCGGCGGGAGCAAGTCGGATCGCGATTTTCATGACATCCTGGCCCGACTGGAGGTCATTGAGACGAAACTGGTCGGGTTGGAAAATCAAGAGAGCGGGCGGCAGCAGGCCCTGGTGCGGATGCAGGGCGATTTCAGCATTCTGACCATGCGGGTGGACAAGCTTTCCCGCGAAATGAAGGAACAGGCAGCCGAGACCGCGCCGAGCCAGGAACAGCGCCAGGAACAGCGTCAGGCCGCGGCCCAACCGGCTAGGCAACCCGCTCCGCAACCTGCGCAACAGCCGACTCAACAACCGACCCAGCCCCGACAACAGCAGCAGACCGCCGCGACCCCGGCTCCCGCGCCCCAGGCTGCCCCAGCCGAACAGCCACGTCCGGCCGCGTCCAGGCCGGTGACCCACGAAGTGCAGCCCGGCGAAACCCTGTTCCGGATCAGCCAAACCTACGGGGTGAGCGTGGACGATTTGCGTCGTCTGAACAATATTTCCGGAGATCGGATCAACCCCGGCCAAGTCCTCAAGGTGCGACCGTAA
- a CDS encoding peptidase U32 family protein encodes MQTTASPSSPPSLTATPEILAPAGDRQAFLAALAAGADAVYCGLKHFSARMEAENFSLNELAELTNLAHAKGRKVLVAMNTLVKPGDLAAAGRLVDQLQRHVRPDGLIVQDLGLLALAGQCGFSGELHLSTLACMSTVSGLQAAARLGVRQVVLPRELHLDEIKLMAEACPPGMHLEVFVHGALCYAVSGRCYWSSYMGGKSGLRGRCVQPCRRRYTQENRRGGFFSCQDLSLDVLVKTLLDIPQVRTWKIEGRKKSAHYVFYTTTAYRLLRDEAVSVRSRKEAAALLEMALGRPGSHAGFLPQRRYIPLAPDSHLGSGLLAGHVPKDAKSPFIRPRIPLLPGDLLRLGSEDQPWHRVIRVTRPLPKGGRFDLATGPGKKRAIGGFDQENKGAKVRDRGGRPRSDKPGGKYGMDTPGHPPAGTPVWLIDRREPELHRLLHQLEQEVADMAASKTRPGTEASIPASTFTPALPETRRPEGRPWLMRVARRPQRRAKDATRAMWLDPKFLEHMTSATCRDLCWWLPPVIWPEEEEVWHQALGKVRSAGAEVFVCNAPWQMALFNEGQEGFRPARLWAGPFCNTANALALDRLADLGFTGAVVSPELDEQAILDLPEHSPLPLGIVTAGFWPLCVSRWRAEELRVDTPLTSPKQEIAWAREYGSNLWVFPDWALDLRQHLPRLESVGYRLFVELEEKLPSGLGQRPRTSPFNWNLRLL; translated from the coding sequence ATGCAAACCACCGCCTCCCCTTCCTCCCCCCCTTCTTTGACCGCGACTCCGGAAATCCTCGCCCCCGCCGGGGACCGGCAGGCGTTTCTCGCGGCCCTGGCCGCGGGTGCGGATGCCGTCTATTGCGGCTTGAAGCATTTCTCGGCCCGGATGGAGGCGGAGAACTTCTCGCTGAACGAACTGGCCGAGCTGACGAATTTGGCCCATGCCAAAGGACGAAAGGTGCTGGTGGCCATGAACACCCTGGTCAAGCCCGGAGATCTCGCCGCTGCCGGTCGGCTGGTGGACCAGTTGCAACGCCATGTGCGCCCGGACGGGCTGATCGTACAGGACCTGGGGCTGCTGGCCCTGGCCGGACAATGCGGCTTTTCCGGAGAACTGCACCTGTCCACCCTGGCCTGCATGAGCACGGTTTCCGGGCTGCAAGCCGCGGCGCGTCTCGGAGTTCGGCAGGTGGTCCTGCCCCGGGAGCTGCACCTGGATGAAATCAAGCTGATGGCCGAGGCCTGCCCGCCGGGGATGCACCTGGAAGTGTTCGTTCACGGAGCGCTCTGCTACGCCGTATCCGGGCGGTGCTACTGGAGCAGCTACATGGGCGGCAAGAGCGGGTTGCGCGGGCGCTGCGTCCAGCCCTGCCGCCGCCGCTACACCCAGGAAAACCGCCGGGGCGGATTCTTCTCCTGCCAGGATCTGAGCCTGGACGTCCTGGTCAAGACCCTGTTGGACATCCCGCAGGTGCGCACCTGGAAGATCGAGGGCCGTAAGAAAAGCGCTCACTATGTCTTCTACACCACCACCGCCTATCGCCTGCTCCGGGACGAGGCCGTTTCCGTACGCTCCAGGAAAGAGGCCGCGGCCCTGCTGGAAATGGCCCTGGGCCGACCCGGGTCCCATGCCGGCTTTCTGCCACAACGCCGGTACATCCCTCTGGCCCCGGACAGCCACCTTGGCTCCGGCCTGCTGGCCGGCCACGTACCCAAGGACGCCAAAAGCCCGTTCATCCGCCCCCGCATCCCGCTGCTTCCCGGGGACCTGCTCCGTCTGGGCTCCGAGGATCAACCCTGGCACCGGGTCATCCGCGTCACCCGGCCACTGCCCAAGGGCGGGCGATTCGATCTGGCGACCGGGCCCGGTAAAAAACGGGCCATCGGCGGCTTTGATCAAGAGAATAAAGGGGCAAAAGTTCGGGACAGAGGAGGACGCCCACGAAGCGACAAGCCTGGCGGAAAATACGGAATGGATACCCCGGGCCACCCGCCCGCCGGGACCCCGGTCTGGCTGATCGACCGCCGGGAACCGGAACTGCATCGTTTGCTGCACCAGTTGGAGCAAGAGGTCGCGGACATGGCCGCATCCAAGACGAGGCCCGGGACCGAAGCGTCCATCCCGGCCTCGACGTTCACCCCGGCCCTGCCCGAAACGCGCCGTCCGGAAGGCCGCCCCTGGTTGATGCGGGTCGCCCGTAGGCCGCAACGCCGCGCCAAGGACGCAACCCGGGCCATGTGGCTGGACCCGAAATTCCTGGAGCACATGACCAGCGCCACGTGTCGCGATCTCTGCTGGTGGCTGCCCCCGGTGATCTGGCCGGAGGAAGAGGAAGTCTGGCACCAAGCCCTGGGCAAGGTTCGCTCCGCGGGCGCGGAGGTGTTCGTGTGCAACGCCCCCTGGCAAATGGCTTTGTTCAACGAGGGCCAGGAAGGTTTCCGCCCGGCCCGCCTCTGGGCCGGACCGTTCTGCAATACGGCCAACGCCCTGGCCCTGGACCGGCTGGCCGATTTGGGGTTCACCGGCGCGGTGGTCAGCCCGGAACTGGACGAGCAAGCCATCCTGGACCTTCCAGAGCACAGTCCTCTGCCCCTGGGAATCGTCACGGCCGGGTTCTGGCCCTTGTGCGTCTCCCGCTGGCGGGCCGAAGAACTCCGCGTCGACACCCCGTTGACCAGCCCCAAACAGGAAATCGCCTGGGCCCGCGAATACGGATCGAATCTCTGGGTTTTTCCAGACTGGGCTCTGGACCTGCGCCAACACCTGCCCCGCCTGGAGTCCGTCGGTTACCGCCTATTCGTGGAACTGGAGGAAAAACTCCCCTCCGGCCTGGGACAACGCCCCCGCACTTCGCCGTTCAACTGGAACCTGCGGTTGTTGTAA
- a CDS encoding aromatic amino acid transport family protein, which yields MDHTRSTGLGAGATIAAAALIAGNLVGAGILGLPINTGLAGLWPSLLAMVAGGAMMFLTAQILGDQAAKSRSETFDYPSLYEKFLGSTGKWAAIVANMIILYGLLTAYFTGGAKIVASLLGMEAQQTLVTLLFAIPLITLTCINLSLIQRLNTMLVLILAGTFALLVFMGSGHIDATGMRYTDWAFLPATLPIIVTAFHFHNIIPTVTANLQWDMAMFRRAVLLGMLLAFVMNALWVTVGIGVIPLTGENSILEAWKTNTPATVPMGAIIQSATFTLFASFFALVAICTSFLANGLGLLSFLRDLTLNTFGVNNRLLVVALTFLPPLAIGLIYPDIFLKALDIVGGVGIVILFGILPTLIVLMDRRRGPMLRLLCLIGLLFAAAILGLEVMSETGLLRLHPHAAGF from the coding sequence ATGGATCATACTCGTTCGACGGGACTGGGGGCCGGGGCGACCATCGCGGCGGCGGCGTTGATCGCCGGAAACCTCGTGGGCGCGGGGATTCTGGGGCTGCCCATCAACACCGGCCTGGCCGGGTTGTGGCCGTCGCTGCTGGCCATGGTCGCGGGCGGGGCCATGATGTTTCTCACGGCCCAAATCCTCGGCGATCAGGCGGCCAAAAGCCGCAGCGAGACCTTCGACTATCCCTCGTTGTATGAGAAGTTTCTGGGCTCCACGGGCAAGTGGGCGGCCATCGTCGCGAACATGATCATCCTGTACGGGTTGCTGACCGCCTATTTCACCGGCGGCGCGAAGATCGTGGCCAGCCTGCTGGGCATGGAGGCGCAGCAGACCCTGGTCACCCTGCTGTTCGCCATCCCGTTGATCACCCTGACCTGCATCAACCTCAGTCTGATCCAGCGCTTGAACACCATGCTGGTGCTGATCCTGGCCGGGACCTTTGCTTTGTTGGTGTTCATGGGCAGCGGACATATCGACGCCACCGGCATGCGCTACACGGACTGGGCCTTTCTTCCCGCGACCCTGCCGATCATCGTCACCGCGTTTCACTTCCATAACATTATTCCCACGGTCACCGCGAACCTGCAATGGGACATGGCCATGTTTCGGCGGGCGGTGTTGTTGGGAATGCTGCTGGCTTTCGTAATGAACGCCTTGTGGGTGACGGTGGGCATCGGGGTGATCCCCCTGACCGGGGAAAACAGCATCCTGGAGGCCTGGAAGACGAACACCCCGGCCACAGTGCCCATGGGCGCGATCATCCAGAGCGCGACGTTCACCCTGTTCGCCTCGTTCTTCGCCCTGGTGGCCATCTGCACCTCGTTTCTGGCCAATGGGCTGGGCCTGCTGAGCTTTCTGCGCGACCTGACACTGAACACCTTCGGGGTGAACAACCGCCTGTTGGTGGTCGCCCTGACCTTTCTGCCGCCCTTGGCCATCGGGCTGATCTATCCGGACATCTTTTTGAAGGCCCTGGACATCGTGGGCGGGGTGGGCATCGTGATCCTGTTCGGCATCCTGCCCACGCTGATCGTGCTCATGGACCGGCGGAGAGGGCCGATGCTCCGGCTGCTTTGCCTGATCGGGCTGCTGTTCGCGGCGGCCATTCTGGGACTGGAGGTTATGAGCGAGACCGGCCTGTTGCGCCTGCATCCTCACGCGGCTGGGTTCTGA